In Hymenobacter volaticus, a single window of DNA contains:
- a CDS encoding RagB/SusD family nutrient uptake outer membrane protein — protein sequence MFSTIQRLSRTAALSAGLLLVATSCDDFLEVDSRSRIRPDDYYSTAGQAQAAVDGLYSSLRIVQNGTGYGEAIWVTLELMTMHATSLGQSFNNNQIINQSIDPANPFFSSVWNSAYSGIGAANLAITRIPTIEMPESQRQILLGQAHFIRAYLYNLLVRLYGDVPLLTEPITGPGPNLYPARSPVADVYALIISDLQTAEVAGLPVVDRTGRISQSAVKALLADVYLTTAGYPMQVRENYQKAADKAAEVIDAGNYPLFTDYLSLHSNATKNQGEFILQAQYANGIATNAISPLVVPYFAGVSAYNDEFGALIPTEEFYNTYEPGDLRAQEGQFYFSRAQGFDRTSNSPKTNTVQFNRHALYKYFHLESALNRNFSSDENWTLIRMPEVMLIYAEAINEASAATPKAYAQINAIRSRAKLPALSGLSKDAFREAVWKERYHELAYENKAYFDIQRTRKTYDVVNNRFVDVVGFKAEVGPAFQEKYLLWGIPSAERNNNKELTQNPNW from the coding sequence ATGTTTTCGACCATACAACGCCTTTCTCGAACCGCAGCCCTTAGCGCGGGTTTGCTACTGGTGGCAACCAGTTGCGATGATTTTCTGGAAGTAGACAGCCGCTCCCGCATCCGGCCCGACGACTATTACAGTACAGCCGGCCAAGCTCAAGCTGCCGTAGACGGCCTTTACAGTAGCCTGCGCATCGTGCAAAACGGTACGGGCTACGGCGAGGCCATTTGGGTGACGCTGGAACTGATGACGATGCACGCCACCTCGCTTGGCCAAAGCTTCAACAACAACCAGATCATCAACCAAAGCATTGACCCTGCCAACCCCTTCTTCTCTAGTGTCTGGAATAGTGCGTACAGTGGCATTGGCGCAGCTAACCTGGCTATTACCCGCATCCCGACCATTGAAATGCCTGAGAGCCAAAGGCAGATATTGCTTGGTCAAGCGCATTTTATCCGGGCATACCTGTATAATCTGCTGGTGCGGCTCTACGGCGATGTGCCTCTGCTGACGGAACCCATTACTGGCCCCGGTCCGAATCTTTATCCGGCTCGCAGTCCAGTGGCTGACGTGTACGCACTGATTATTAGCGACCTACAAACGGCGGAGGTAGCGGGTCTGCCGGTAGTAGACCGTACCGGGCGCATCTCGCAGTCGGCCGTGAAAGCCTTACTGGCTGATGTGTACCTGACCACGGCAGGCTACCCAATGCAAGTAAGAGAGAACTACCAGAAGGCTGCTGATAAGGCCGCTGAGGTAATCGACGCCGGCAATTATCCTCTGTTCACCGATTACCTCTCGCTACACAGCAACGCCACCAAAAACCAGGGCGAGTTCATTCTCCAGGCTCAGTACGCCAATGGCATTGCTACCAACGCCATCAGCCCGCTAGTGGTCCCTTATTTCGCGGGCGTGTCGGCTTACAATGACGAGTTTGGAGCCTTGATTCCGACGGAGGAGTTTTATAACACCTACGAGCCAGGCGACCTACGGGCCCAGGAGGGGCAGTTTTATTTCTCTAGAGCTCAGGGGTTTGATAGAACGTCTAATAGTCCAAAGACAAATACTGTTCAATTCAACCGCCACGCGCTCTATAAGTACTTCCATCTAGAAAGTGCCTTAAACCGTAACTTCTCGAGCGATGAGAACTGGACGCTGATTAGAATGCCCGAGGTAATGTTAATTTACGCCGAGGCTATCAACGAAGCCAGTGCTGCCACACCAAAGGCTTATGCTCAAATCAATGCTATACGCAGCAGAGCTAAACTGCCTGCGCTCAGTGGTCTGAGTAAAGATGCCTTCCGTGAGGCCGTGTGGAAGGAGCGCTATCACGAGCTAGCCTACGAGAACAAAGCGTACTTCGACATTCAGCGTACGCGCAAAACGTACGATGTGGTCAACAACCGCTTTGTGGACGTGGTAGGCTTTAAGGCTGAAGTAGGCCCTGCTTTCCAGGAGAAATATTTGCTGTGGGGTATTCCCTCGGCAGAACGCAACAACAACAAGGAATTAACCCAGAACCCTAACTGGTAG
- a CDS encoding basic secretory family protein → MTDAFFTVYPKQAKRFNTKTLKKVTFIIDPEYVGVAATGNGVARYSPKWLKEHPEDIDVVTHEVMHIVQAYPEGSPGWLTEGIADYVRYMYGVNNVNAKWALPDYKAGQSYTNSYRITARFLVWLEKNVRKSIVNEMDDAARTRTYSADLWKQKTGKTLDELWLSYTQNPAVELTYH, encoded by the coding sequence ATGACGGACGCTTTTTTCACTGTTTATCCTAAACAGGCAAAACGATTTAACACCAAGACGCTCAAAAAAGTCACATTTATTATCGACCCTGAATACGTGGGCGTAGCGGCAACCGGCAACGGTGTGGCCCGATACAGTCCGAAGTGGCTAAAAGAGCACCCCGAGGACATTGATGTGGTAACACATGAGGTGATGCACATTGTGCAGGCGTATCCCGAGGGCTCCCCCGGCTGGCTGACCGAAGGCATTGCTGATTATGTCCGATACATGTATGGGGTTAATAATGTAAATGCCAAGTGGGCGTTGCCTGACTACAAGGCAGGACAGAGCTATACCAATAGCTACCGTATCACAGCCCGTTTCTTGGTTTGGCTCGAGAAAAACGTGCGCAAATCCATCGTCAACGAAATGGATGACGCCGCGCGCACACGCACGTATTCCGCTGATTTGTGGAAGCAGAAAACTGGTAAAACGCTAGACGAACTCTGGCTTAGCTACACCCAAAATCCAGCAGTGGAACTCACGTACCACTAA